In Phragmites australis chromosome 24, lpPhrAust1.1, whole genome shotgun sequence, the following are encoded in one genomic region:
- the LOC133907118 gene encoding tetraspanin-10-like, whose product MGSASAFVIRWINFFTMILALLVVGFGFWMSTHNDECRRSLTIPVMALGGVIFIISLVGFLGAWKNISCLLWTYLITLFVVLVAIMVFTVLAFIITNTGTGHAVPGARYKEYRLQDYSSWFVKQLNDTEKWTHLRSCLVKSDDCNNLSKRYKTLKQYRLADLTPMESGCCRPPAECGYPALNASYFDLSYHPVSTNVDCKLYKNARSVRCYDCDSCKAGVAQYMKMEWRVVAIFNVMLFVILSFVYFVGCCARRNAGGSDTKVRGR is encoded by the exons ATGGGGAGCGCCAGCGCCTTCgtcatcaggtggatcaacttcttcaccatg ATACTGGCACTACTGGTGGTGGGTTTCGGATTCTGGATGAGCACGCACAATGACGAGTGCAGACGGTCCTTGACGATCCCTGTCATGGCTCTCGGAGGAGTAATCTTTATCAT ATCGCTTGTGGGATTCCTTGGTGCTTGGAAGAACATTTCTTGCTTGCTCTGGACA TACCTAATCACGCTGTTCGTGGTCTTGGTGGCAATCATGGTGTTCACGGTGCTTGC GTTTATCATAACAAATACAGGAACTGGTCATGCTGTTCCTGGGGCTAG ATATAAAGAGTACCGTCTTCAGGATTACAGCTCCTGGTTTGTCAAACAG CTCAATGACACGGAAAAATGGActcacctgagaagttgcctagTGAAGTCAGACGATTGTAATAACTTGTCAAAAAGATACAAG ACTCTGAAACAATACAGGCTTGCAGATCTTACTCCCATGGAGTCAGGTTGCTGCCGCCCACCGGCAGA GTGTGGGTACCCAGCTCTGAATGCCTCCTATTTTGATCTGAGCTATCATCCTGTGAGCACTAACGTTGACTGCAAACTGTACAAAAATGCGCGCTCTGTCAGGTGCTACGACTGCGATTCTTGCAA AGCTGGGGTTGCACAGTACATGAAGATGGAGTGGCGAGTGGTTGCCATCTTCAATGTGATGTTGTTTGTCATTCTG TCGTTCGTGTACTTTGTTGGCTGCTGCGCACGTCGAAACGCTGGAGGTAGTGATACAAAGGTTCGTGGAAGATGA
- the LOC133907115 gene encoding NAD-dependent malic enzyme 59 kDa isoform, mitochondrial-like, with translation MWRSAARRSAQIRRLLSSSAPSAGAGAAVPGPCIVHKRGTDILHDPWYNKDTAFPLTERDRLGLRGLLPPRVMSFEQQYERFLNSYRSLEHNTRGEPDSIVALAKWRILNRLHDRNETLYYRVLIDNIKDFAPIIYTPTVGLVCENYSGLFRRPRGMYFSAKDKGEMMSMIYNWPAEKVDMIVVTDGSRILGLGDLGVQGIGIPIGKLDVYVAAAGINPQKVLPLMLDVGTNNEKLLEDNLYLGLRQPRLEGEEYLSVVDEFMEAVHARWPKAVVQFEDFQMKWAFETLQRYRNRFCMFNDDVQGTAGVALAGLLGAVRAQGRPLEDFNKQKIVVAGAGSAGIGVLNMAKQAMLRMPGIHRSGEGHNQFWVLDKDGLITKDRKGLDPAVARFARGHGPDEIQDLHEGASLVEVVKKVKPHVLLGLSGVGGIFNEEVLKAMKESDSPRPAIFAMSNPTTKAECTPDDVFKYVGENAIFASGSPFSNVSLGNGRTGYSNQANNMYLFPGIGLGALLSGARHISDGMLQAAAECLASYITDDEIRKGILFPSVSSIRHITARVGAAVVRAAVAEDLAEGRCDVGPRELSSMSESETVDYVARKMWYPIYSPLVSDK, from the exons ATGTGGCGTTCGGCGGCGCGGCGGTCGGCGCAGATCCGGCGGCTCCTGTCGTCGTCCGCCCCCTCGGCCGGGGCAGGCGCTGCCGTGCCGGGACCCTGCATCGTGCACAAGCGCGGCACCGACATCCTCCACGACCCATGGTACAACAAG GACACGGCTTTCCCCCTGACGGAGCGCGACCGCCTCGGTCTCCGCGGCCTGCTCCCGCCGCGCGTCATGTCATTCGAGCAGCAGTACGAGCGATTCT TAAACTCGTACCGGTCACTGGAGCACAACACGCGGGGCGAGCCAGACTCCATCGTCGCGCTGGCCAAGTGGAGGATCCTGAACAGGCTGCACGACCGGAACGAGACATTGTACTACAGG GTACTAATTGACAATATCAAGGATTTCGCTCCGATAATATACACCCCCACTGTCGGGTTGGTCTGTGAAAACTACAGTGGTCTGTTCAGACGCCCCCGTGGGATGTATTTCAGTGCAAAGGATAAGGGGGAGATGATGTCGATGATTTACAACTGGCCAGCAGAGAAG GTTGACATGATTGTTGTGACCGATGGGAGTAGAATTCTAGGCTTAGGTGACCTTGGAGTTCAGGGCATAGGCATACCTATTGGTAAACTTGATGTTTATGTTGCAGCTGCTGGTATTAACCCACAAAAG GTCCTTCCACTAATGCTTGATGTGGGAACAAATAATGAAAAGCTTCTTGAGGATAACCTAT ATTTAGGACTGAGGCAACCTAGGTTGGAAGGAGAGGAATACTTGTCCGTCGTAGATGAATTCATGGAAGCTGTTCATGCACGTTGGCCCAAAGCAGTTGTGCAG TTTGAAGACTTCCAAATGAAATGGGCCTTTGAGACTCTTCAGAGGTATCGGAACCGATTCTGCATGTTCAATGATGACGTACAG GGGACAGCAGGAGTTGCTCTAGCTGGCCTACTTGGAGCTGTTAGAGCACAGGGTCGACCACTTGAGGATTTTAATAAGCAGAAGATAGTTGTCGCGGGAGCTGGAAG TGCTGGGATAGGTGTGCTTAACATGGCTAAACAGGCAATGTTAAGGATGCCAGGCATCCATAGAAGCGGGGAAGGGCATAATCAGTTCTGGGTTCTGGACAAAGAT GGGCTTATCACCAAAGATAGAAAGGGTTTGGATCCAGCAGTGGCACGTTTTGCCAGGGGCCACGGTCCTGATGAGATTCAAGATCTCCATGAGGGGGCTAGTCTTGTTGAAGTG GTCAAGAAAGTTAAACCTCATGTGCTTTTAGGACTATCTGGAGTTGGGGGTATATTTAACGAGGAG GTTCTTAAGGCTATGAAAGAATCTGATTCGCCCCGCCCTGCGATTTTTGCAATGTCCAACCCGACTACCAAAG CTGAATGTACTCCTGACGATGTATTCAAGTATGTTGGAGAGAATGCGATATTTGCCAGTGGAAGTCCTTTCAGTAATGTTTCTTTAG GAAATGGTAGAACAGGTTACTctaatcaagcaaacaacatgTATCTATTTCCTGG GATTGGTTTAGGAGCCCTTCTTTCAGGTGCTCGGCATATTTCAGATGGCATGCTTCAAGCAGCAGCTGAGTG TCTCGCATCATATATCACAGACGATGAAATTCGAAAAGGAATCCTCTTCCCTTCAGTCTCCAG TATCAGGCATATCACCGCACGAGTTGGCGCTGCAGTCGTCCGTGCTGCCGTTGCTGAAGATCTGGCCGAGGGCCGCTGCGATGTGGGTCCTAGGGAGCTCAGCAGCATGTCAGAG TCGGAAACAGTGGACTACGTCGCTCGGAAAATGTGGTACCCTATTTACAGCCCGCTTGTGAGTGACAAATAA